TCTATAAGCCGGGTCCGACAGCAGGATCGCTCTTTTTACACCGTGTATGTACTAAAACGCATGCTACATTACGGACAGTTATAAATACCGCCAATTGAATGATGTATCTCAGTATCAAATTTATAATGTTCTTGGTTATTATGCATAGTGATTTGGCAGTGAACTTTATGCTAACTTAACCTGCTTTATGTTGAAAAAAACATGACACATTTTTACATGAAAAGTAAGGTTCACATACTATGAATCCTTCTGAATTTTCGACAGAGTAAACTTATGTGGGTGTGTTAGTCCATGAACACTTTTGTTGGCTGTAAACTTCTAGCATGTAAATGTTGTGATAGATGGTTGTTAACATGAAATGCGTAAGGTGCTAAGCTCAAAAGTCATCATGTAACAGGAACATACAGTGTGTGCTTTTAATACTTTTCCCTTTATGGTGATATAAGTATGATAACCATCCCTGTGTTTTCTAAGAAGGGCTATTGTACCGATCATTCTCTGGTTGCTCTTCTGGATATCTAAGTTTACAAATCTTGCTATTTAATAGACGGACATTTTGTTACATGTTTAACAAAGCTAGAAATTCTAATTGGATGTTAAAATCAAACATAGTGCTCATCCGATGTGTAATGAGTTTGAAATTTAATGCAGGTCATTGAAGAAGATATTACAAAATTTCACGTTCACTCCCATTTTCTCCCTATCCTGGAGGAGAAATCCCGTGGCACGAAAAAATATGCCAAGGTTAGCATTGATGCTTGGCATTGTTTGTATTTCATTGAACTTCTTGCAGAATTCGTCAACTATTggtcattatggaggtgtttttgtGTCCACCTCATACTTTCTGTTTTGCAGGTTGTGTCAAACTTACCATTCAATGTCAGCACTGAAGTTGTCAAACAAATTCTCCCAATGGGAGATGTTTTCTCTGTCATGGTGCTCATGCTTCAGGTTTGCATCACATCTATTTTTGCATTAAGTGGGTACATGTTGCTTGCAAGTTCCAGTTAATTACAGCCCAGTATTGGTTCAGAAGAGGACTGAACTTTGGTTATTTTCTGCAGTATAAACTGCTTGTACCATTTTTATGTTCGAAGTACTGCTCAATTCTTTTCGAGAAAACGCAAAGACTTTGTGTTTCTTTTCATTGAACAGAAAGAGAGTTTAGCAGTACAGACCTCCGAGGATAGGATTACAAAATCAGCATGAAAGAAATTAGTGGACGTCCCATGTCGTCGGTAGGACAATTCCTAGGTCATATTGGTTCAGAAGATGACTGAACTTTGATTATTTTCTGCAGTATAAACTGCTTGTACGATTTGTATATTCGAAGTACTGCTCAGTTATGTGCATTTATTAATGTCAAACATAATGATGTTTGTATGCGCCTTCTATTTTCCTCTTATCACTTCTGCCAAATTTTATGTTagattttttggatttttttccCAGTGATTTTTTGTCCTTGTTTTATGTGAGGTTCTTCTGCTCTTCAATATTTATGGTGATTCATAACATCTTTAGTAAGAAATGGTAAATCTTATTAATTCTTTATTTCAGGATGAAGCAGCACTACGCCTTGCAAATGCTTCAATACAAACACCAGAGTACCGACCTATCAATGTGTTTGTTAATTTCTACTCTGGTAAGAGGGTCTTCCTTTAGTTTTGCCTGTTTGATACCTTGATGACACTGGAATACTCTTTATCTGCATTCCATCGTCCAGGCTTGAAAATAGGTTTACTCTTTTATTGTTTTCGTTTTTGCAAGTAAGCATGCTTTTATCGAAGGAAAACAGTAGGTAAACTCTCATAACAAGGGGTATATTGTTTTGGGCTTTATACAAGGAATTATTTTTCTCCATTGTTTCGAATTTCGACATGTAGATGCTCTGATGCACATTAGCTAGTATTCTTGAGCGGTTAAATGATCAAAAGTGTTGTCATTGCCCGCATCTGATGGGAGCGCAGTGGCGTCTCCTTGCCTACCTGGGTTCGATCCCTGTGTGGGCAGATTATCTCTTCTGTACTGTAGTAACTGCTACTGTGTAGCTATGCAATTCATGTGTTGACAGTCACCAAATCATCTGACTTGTTTTCCAGTGTTGTAACATCTCACTTAGTATGCCTAGTTACATATATCACAGTTAATGACATGCATATGTTATCTTCGTTTTTTGTAGAACCTGAATACAAGTTCAAAGTAGAGAGGGCCAACTTTTTCCCTCAACCAACGGTAATCAATTTCTTATTCCAGATGCCCTTATGCGCAGCATGCTATAGCAGTGCTTGGGGTTTCATAAATGTGGCATGTAAGGACTTATCATGGATACCATGCAGGTTGATGGTGGTGTTATAAGGTTTAAAATAAAGGATGCTGGGGAGTACCCGCCTGTTAGTTCTAACAAAAGTTTCTTTTCAATGGTGAGTCAGACTGCACACATAAGTTTCCTCTTTTTTTCACTTAACCGCCAGTTGTTGGTGATAGCCATTAAGACTGGTTCGTTCCCTTTAATTCCAGGTGAACTCCGCGTTCAATGGGAAGCGCAAGATGCTTCGGAAATCACTTCAACACCTATATTCTTCTGCTGACATCGAGGCCGCTCTGACCAATATCGGTCTTCCGCCTACGGTAAGCTCTCCCTCCGTCCATCCATCCTCTCTCGCACACTAAATTCACTATTGCTGCAGGCTAGACCGTCAGAACTGATGATGGATGATTTCGTGAGGTTGCACAATTACCTGGGAAACGTATGACCACCCCTGCGTTCAAAATGTGTATGGAATCACCTTATTGATTTGCTTGCTGGACTAAGCATGCCGCTGAAGTGATTTGGTTCCCAGCTAGTGCGCACTGCAACTTTGCAGGTAAACCATGTACAGAAGAGATGGCAAGTTGATTGGCTCAAGATATTGTTCTTTTATCTAATACAACAGATAATTCTCCAAATAATTTCAGACTATGCTTGCTGACAGTGACCGCCTAGTATTCTCCAGCAGTCCCACAGCCTTCAACCCAACATAATCGGTGGCACGGCTTCAGCCCACGGCACCCTTGCATGGAGATGATCATAGTGATTGTGCTCCAAATTCAAAACCAATGATAATATGCAGGACATGATTTGGTTGCACAAGGAATTGCAGTTTTTTTCCTTATCGCAGATAGCATCCCTGCAAGAGGGAAGATACGTGGGCGTTGCATGTGTATAATTTACTGGGATTTCGACTATCTATCCTCCTGTACTAATCTTCGCAAGTTGGAGCGGAAATGTAGAGATCAAATGTCTGTCAGAACAATCTGAAGATCAGGCAAAGATGCGAGCTGCTCATAGTAAATTGCCAAGGGTGTTTTTATGTGTTGACATAGATGGTAGATAGAGGTACGGCCCTTGCATTTTGAGCTTAAGTTTTGGCTATAAACTACAACGAAAACGTGCAGATGCTCGCTGTTTGAGTGTGCGGCATTCTGATACTTTTTTGCCTGGCAGCGTGTCGCTGTGATGCAACATACATTTACTGCCAGTTCTTTTCCTGACAAATATTGGTTAGCATGTTGTGCTGTTATTGtagtatttatttattttcttttgttggtTAAATATCTGCGATGATGCTTGACTCTGGGTGTGATTAAAACATTGTCTTCTTGCCACTATGGTTGTTTTATGTGGCCGTGTGGATGATGCAGAGGTCAGGAGGTTATCctcattttctaaaaaaataaaGTAAGGTTGTTTTAAGCTTTTGATTCAGCTACTCTCAAGTCTCGGTATGCTCAAATTGACTTGCCCTGAAAGTAGAGTGTTTCCTAGGTGACATTAGCCTTTTATGCAGAGGTTAGTATTTCTTTGCAGATAACACCTTgtattttgacttgagggggccTCCTCGCCTGCTCCTTGCCCCATGCACCTCGTCCTGTGTCATCCACCTCCACTTCCTCCGACTTCGGatgtgtttggttgcct
The sequence above is a segment of the Aegilops tauschii subsp. strangulata cultivar AL8/78 chromosome 6, Aet v6.0, whole genome shotgun sequence genome. Coding sequences within it:
- the LOC109786430 gene encoding ribosomal RNA small subunit methyltransferase, chloroplastic, with the protein product MLALTSLSPRPARPSPSPATPPHRRPPPPCGRIRPTSAVSTAASDGGGAADDYHSTIRSLNSHGRRHVPRKSLGQNYMLNARVNEELVAAAGVEEGDVVLEIGPGTGSLTAALLAAGATVVAVEKDKHMATLVRDRFGSTEQLKVIEEDITKFHVHSHFLPILEEKSRGTKKYAKVVSNLPFNVSTEVVKQILPMGDVFSVMVLMLQDEAALRLANASIQTPEYRPINVFVNFYSEPEYKFKVERANFFPQPTVDGGVIRFKIKDAGEYPPVSSNKSFFSMVNSAFNGKRKMLRKSLQHLYSSADIEAALTNIGLPPTARPSELMMDDFVRLHNYLGNV